A part of Solibacillus sp. FSL H8-0538 genomic DNA contains:
- a CDS encoding type IV pilus twitching motility protein PilT, which translates to MSSTLSIRDLLTRAYEERASDLHLTVGIPPVYRIDGQLSQYGEIAVTPEMVSDMVSEILPEHKVGEFDEKGETDFNYSLEGMCRFRVNAYHQRNAGAIAARLISSKIPTIESLNMPQVLYDLAEKPQGLILVTGPTGSGKSTTLAAMIDYINTNKSKHIITLEDPIEYIHQHKKSVVNQREIGVDTGSFANGLRASLRQDPDIILVGEMRDLETISTAITAAETGHLVFGTLHTSSAPTTIDRIIDVFPPYQQGQIRIQLANVLQGIISQRLFVKKHEKGRVAATEILVAVPAVTNLIRNEKIHQIPSVMQTSRALGMHTLENSIQQLVSSGKISLEEARPYMNVGDYS; encoded by the coding sequence ATGAGTTCAACACTATCTATTCGTGATTTGTTAACACGCGCTTACGAGGAGCGTGCGTCAGATTTACACTTAACGGTAGGCATTCCTCCTGTTTACCGAATTGATGGACAGCTTTCCCAATATGGTGAAATCGCTGTAACGCCAGAAATGGTGAGTGATATGGTCAGTGAAATCTTACCGGAGCATAAGGTTGGAGAGTTTGACGAAAAAGGCGAAACCGACTTCAACTATTCATTAGAGGGTATGTGTCGTTTTCGTGTGAATGCCTATCATCAGCGTAATGCGGGGGCGATTGCTGCGCGATTAATTTCAAGTAAAATTCCAACAATTGAATCGCTCAACATGCCGCAAGTTTTATATGATCTAGCTGAAAAACCACAAGGACTCATTTTAGTAACAGGTCCTACGGGTTCGGGGAAATCGACAACACTTGCTGCAATGATCGATTACATTAATACAAATAAATCAAAGCATATTATTACGCTAGAAGATCCAATTGAGTATATACACCAACATAAAAAATCAGTTGTAAATCAGCGTGAAATCGGTGTCGATACGGGTTCATTTGCGAACGGCTTACGTGCGTCACTACGTCAGGACCCGGATATTATTCTAGTAGGGGAAATGCGAGATTTAGAGACAATTTCAACGGCGATTACGGCTGCAGAAACAGGCCATTTAGTTTTCGGCACATTACATACATCGAGCGCACCAACGACAATTGACCGGATTATTGACGTATTCCCACCCTATCAACAAGGACAAATCCGTATTCAGCTAGCGAACGTGCTCCAGGGCATTATTTCGCAGCGACTATTTGTAAAGAAACATGAAAAAGGACGAGTTGCTGCAACTGAAATTTTAGTTGCTGTACCGGCTGTTACCAATTTAATTCGTAACGAAAAGATTCACCAAATACCGAGTGTTATGCAAACAAGCAGAGCACTGGGAATGCATACATTAGAAAATTCGATTCAACAGCTTGTTTCTTCAGGGAAAATCTCATTAGAGGAAGCGCGCCCGTATATGAACGTGGGTGATTATAGTTGA
- a CDS encoding type II secretion system F family protein, protein MTVFKYTGRTKAGVTKKGIIDASNKNTAVAKLREQGINPREIAESNSILHKDLNLGGKIKNQDFVIYCRQFATLIRAGISIVEATNILARQSASKPLKKALEQVEEDVRSGTSFSQAVGKHPKVFPDLFVNMMRSGEATGNIDETLERLADTFEKQFKLKKKVQSTMTYPAVLMVITVIVVFFLLIFIVPTFVSTFEEMDAELPLITVITVAVSNWLQKFWWVVIVVVVFSIVGFNMLYKSNKEFNYMVHYTLLRMPIFGPLLQKSALARLTRTLSSLFSSAVPILQALTISEKVSGNPVLGKVILEARTSLEKGSTLSEPLEQSWIFPPLVTSMTRIGESTGSLDYMLEKIADFYEDEVDRAVDTLKSLIEPLMILVLAVVIGIIVAAIMMPMFSLYEQM, encoded by the coding sequence TTGACCGTATTTAAATACACTGGCCGTACGAAAGCAGGAGTAACGAAAAAAGGTATTATTGATGCATCGAATAAAAATACCGCAGTAGCTAAGCTCCGTGAACAAGGCATTAACCCACGTGAGATTGCGGAGTCTAACAGCATTTTACACAAGGATTTAAATCTAGGTGGGAAAATTAAAAATCAAGATTTCGTTATATACTGCCGTCAGTTCGCCACGCTGATCCGTGCGGGGATTTCCATTGTTGAAGCGACGAATATTTTAGCACGCCAATCAGCTAGTAAACCGTTGAAAAAAGCGTTAGAACAAGTGGAAGAAGACGTACGGTCAGGCACTTCATTTTCACAAGCAGTAGGGAAGCATCCAAAAGTATTCCCGGACTTATTCGTCAACATGATGCGTTCGGGTGAGGCGACAGGGAATATCGACGAAACGCTCGAACGGTTAGCTGATACATTTGAAAAACAATTTAAATTGAAGAAAAAAGTACAATCGACGATGACGTATCCAGCTGTGCTAATGGTCATTACCGTAATAGTTGTATTCTTCTTACTAATTTTTATTGTACCTACATTTGTATCAACATTTGAAGAGATGGACGCGGAATTGCCATTAATTACGGTTATTACAGTAGCAGTGAGTAATTGGCTACAGAAGTTTTGGTGGGTAGTGATTGTGGTAGTTGTGTTTTCAATAGTCGGATTCAATATGTTGTATAAAAGTAACAAAGAGTTCAATTATATGGTGCATTACACGTTACTACGAATGCCTATTTTTGGTCCGTTGCTTCAGAAATCAGCATTAGCTCGTTTGACACGTACTTTATCTTCGTTATTTAGTAGTGCAGTACCGATTTTGCAAGCATTAACGATATCGGAAAAAGTTTCAGGGAATCCGGTATTAGGGAAAGTAATCCTAGAGGCTAGAACAAGTCTTGAAAAAGGAAGTACGCTTTCAGAGCCACTTGAACAAAGTTGGATCTTCCCACCCTTAGTTACGAGTATGACGAGAATCGGGGAATCTACCGGCTCACTAGATTATATGCTTGAGAAAATAGCGGACTTTTACGAGGACGAGGTTGACCGTGCAGTAGATACGTTGAAATCGTTAATTGAACCTTTAATGATTTTAGTATTAGCGGTAGTAATCGGAATAATTGTTGCGGCTATTATGATGCCAATGTTTAGTTTATATGAGCAAATGTAA
- a CDS encoding prepilin-type N-terminal cleavage/methylation domain-containing protein encodes MFNQMKNRIKNEKGLTLIELLAVIVILAIVAAIAIPAIGNIIDNSRIKAAKSDVVNVISAANIYFTENSDAVSVDKAGLVGFVDAEGILKGATYTVTKGTATTPTSLSVTGKIKVGSRDVGIAGATVDGIDVSKAEPVTGMFEYTK; translated from the coding sequence ATGTTTAATCAAATGAAAAACCGTATTAAAAACGAAAAAGGTTTAACACTTATCGAGCTTTTAGCAGTAATCGTAATCCTAGCTATTGTAGCAGCAATTGCAATCCCCGCGATTGGAAACATCATTGATAATTCTAGAATAAAAGCAGCAAAATCAGATGTTGTAAATGTTATTAGTGCTGCAAATATTTACTTCACTGAAAATTCTGATGCGGTGAGTGTTGATAAAGCGGGTTTAGTAGGTTTTGTTGATGCAGAAGGTATTTTAAAAGGTGCTACTTATACTGTTACTAAGGGAACGGCAACAACACCAACATCTTTATCAGTTACTGGTAAAATTAAAGTTGGTAGTAGAGATGTTGGAATTGCGGGAGCCACTGTCGATGGAATCGATGTATCTAAGGCAGAACCCGTAACAGGCATGTTTGAGTATACAAAATAA
- the pilM gene encoding type IV pilus biogenesis protein PilM, with translation MFNFKKKSHVSIELNDYVLRALVKKGPNAAQWILHEIPLPKGVVQDATIIDEIALFNLLKENASKFGGKKQNVRLFVPDTSVLLKTFDHPPDVEGKKLKEYVQMELGHSIHLPFQEPLLDVYDHIPGDGQAVLFAAPPEEVQKFMGLLLDIHMNPEVADIRALSNLRLLEQMKKIDDHKTFLIADWSINELSICIYTNGHVEFLRYQSIDTDMVKWNPKVHENGEVEFTYSGDIQDYRMIVTDQVLELDRMMNFFKFSLHKGEKSVDEIIIMGDNPLLDSISTFLSENLATPIKVIDDAVIEEFYPQLKAKHASLIGLALKEVNA, from the coding sequence ATGTTCAATTTCAAAAAAAAATCACACGTATCAATCGAACTTAATGATTATGTCCTACGTGCGCTTGTCAAAAAGGGGCCGAATGCAGCGCAATGGATACTGCATGAAATCCCGCTACCAAAGGGGGTTGTGCAGGATGCGACAATTATCGATGAAATCGCGTTATTTAATTTGCTAAAAGAAAATGCATCGAAATTCGGTGGGAAGAAGCAAAATGTGCGTCTATTTGTACCGGATACGTCAGTGCTGCTAAAAACATTCGATCATCCACCAGATGTTGAGGGCAAGAAATTAAAGGAATATGTGCAAATGGAGCTGGGGCATTCCATTCATTTACCGTTCCAAGAGCCGCTTTTGGATGTGTATGATCATATTCCTGGTGATGGTCAAGCGGTATTATTCGCAGCGCCTCCCGAGGAAGTACAAAAGTTTATGGGGCTACTGCTAGATATCCATATGAACCCAGAAGTGGCCGATATCCGAGCACTGTCCAATTTACGTCTATTAGAGCAGATGAAAAAAATTGATGACCATAAGACGTTTTTAATTGCAGATTGGTCGATTAATGAATTATCGATTTGTATTTATACCAATGGACATGTGGAGTTTTTACGTTACCAATCGATTGACACAGATATGGTCAAATGGAATCCAAAAGTGCATGAAAATGGGGAAGTGGAGTTTACGTACAGTGGCGATATTCAAGATTACCGAATGATTGTAACAGATCAGGTACTTGAGCTTGATCGTATGATGAACTTTTTCAAGTTCTCTCTACATAAAGGGGAAAAATCGGTCGATGAAATTATTATTATGGGGGACAACCCGTTACTAGATAGCATTAGTACATTTTTAAGTGAAAATTTAGCTACACCGATCAAAGTCATTGATGATGCAGTCATTGAAGAATTTTATCCGCAATTGAAGGCAAAGCACGCCTCACTGATTGGACTCGCACTAAAGGAGGTTAATGCATGA
- a CDS encoding PilN domain-containing protein — translation MIPDINLLPNIEKGQSSSKLLYGVVGIIALLLLSLLVWQYFGARSELVTLTNEEQALQAQRDQVQSEYDELISGNKGSLEESVAFVERVSYPVSPLIDETQNLLPENTYLRNYSFDEKSATISVDFETLSDVSTYVSRLENSAYFVDIQLGSVSNFDVNPITEDTAEEINFNEVPRYSVELTLFMNETYLASGGVQ, via the coding sequence ATGATTCCAGATATTAACCTGCTCCCGAATATTGAAAAAGGGCAGTCCAGTTCCAAACTTCTTTACGGCGTAGTAGGTATTATCGCTTTATTACTGTTGTCGCTTTTAGTATGGCAATATTTTGGTGCGCGTAGTGAGCTTGTTACGCTAACGAATGAGGAGCAAGCCTTGCAAGCACAGCGAGATCAGGTGCAAAGTGAATATGATGAACTGATTAGCGGAAATAAAGGCTCGTTAGAAGAGTCAGTTGCATTCGTGGAAAGAGTATCTTATCCTGTGTCACCGCTAATCGATGAAACACAAAACTTACTACCAGAAAATACATACTTACGTAATTATTCATTTGATGAAAAATCAGCGACAATTTCGGTGGACTTTGAAACATTAAGTGATGTGTCAACTTACGTGAGCCGATTGGAAAACAGTGCGTATTTTGTGGATATTCAACTGGGCTCCGTGTCGAATTTTGATGTAAATCCAATCACTGAAGACACAGCAGAGGAAATTAATTTCAATGAAGTGCCACGCTATTCAGTAGAACTTACATTATTTATGAATGAAACGTATTTGGCTTCTGGAGGTGTGCAATAA
- a CDS encoding potassium transporter: MNQLSGGKNSSLLLLTALVAALLFAIYYYIVLPKQDEVSSMQSSVSSLQTEVASLQEQIALVQDEQNQTASNTFELRKKVPQDRAMIELLLNIEEIEFVSESRIVSLDFNNYDSLVADSTLQDPNQVEPVEGEGTAEATEVVNGEVPTAEATETTEEATTPPVSTIAREALPAELKMVTFSVNVESPNAANLEVFLKELETLERVMRVDTIDYSLPGEENEFSEERSDIVSATIQVTTFYYEGDQ, from the coding sequence ATGAATCAACTTTCAGGTGGCAAAAATTCATCATTACTTTTACTTACAGCGCTAGTCGCAGCATTATTATTTGCGATTTATTACTATATTGTCCTGCCAAAGCAGGACGAGGTGTCTAGTATGCAAAGTTCAGTGAGTAGCTTACAAACAGAAGTCGCTAGTCTACAAGAGCAAATTGCCCTTGTTCAAGACGAACAAAATCAAACGGCATCGAATACGTTTGAGCTTCGTAAAAAAGTACCACAGGACCGAGCGATGATTGAACTACTATTAAATATTGAAGAAATTGAGTTCGTCTCCGAATCGCGCATTGTGTCACTTGATTTTAATAATTATGATTCACTTGTAGCAGATTCTACGCTGCAGGATCCAAATCAAGTAGAGCCAGTGGAAGGGGAGGGAACAGCTGAAGCAACAGAGGTTGTAAATGGGGAAGTCCCGACAGCGGAAGCTACAGAAACAACAGAAGAAGCTACTACACCACCCGTATCCACAATTGCACGTGAAGCATTACCAGCAGAGCTGAAAATGGTGACATTTAGTGTCAATGTAGAATCACCAAATGCAGCAAACCTTGAAGTATTTTTAAAAGAACTTGAAACATTAGAGCGCGTCATGCGTGTGGATACGATTGATTATTCATTACCTGGTGAGGAAAATGAGTTTTCAGAAGAGCGATCCGATATTGTATCTGCGACGATTCAAGTAACGACCTTCTATTATGAAGGCGATCAGTAA
- a CDS encoding prepilin peptidase: MEIAYTVFAFIFGLVFGSFYNVVGLRVPKKESIVSPPSHCTNCNRRLTALDLIPVFSYLFLRGKCRNCGVKISPIYMVTELGTGVLFAFAYWQIGWQPELAVALLFISLLVIINVSDIAYMLIPNKILLFFAPLLMIARIFAPLDPWWDSALGAVIGFGILLLIAIISNGGMGGGDIKLFFVIGLVLGTMHTLLTLFLASVIGMVVGIIVLKVRGQGRKTPVPFGPSIALAAVLVYFYGNSIVDWYWRFF, from the coding sequence ATGGAAATTGCCTATACCGTTTTTGCGTTTATTTTTGGTCTCGTTTTCGGCTCATTTTATAATGTAGTCGGCTTACGTGTGCCAAAAAAGGAGTCAATCGTCTCGCCTCCATCGCACTGCACAAACTGTAACAGGCGACTGACCGCTCTGGACTTGATTCCTGTTTTTTCATACCTATTTTTACGAGGAAAATGCCGTAACTGTGGTGTGAAAATATCACCAATTTATATGGTTACCGAGCTTGGTACAGGGGTACTGTTTGCCTTTGCTTATTGGCAAATTGGATGGCAGCCAGAGCTTGCAGTCGCACTGTTATTTATTTCACTGTTGGTCATTATTAATGTGTCCGATATTGCATATATGTTAATTCCGAATAAGATTTTGCTGTTCTTTGCGCCACTCCTTATGATTGCACGCATTTTTGCACCGCTCGATCCGTGGTGGGATAGTGCGCTCGGAGCTGTCATTGGTTTTGGTATCTTGTTGCTGATCGCCATTATTTCAAACGGTGGCATGGGCGGCGGCGACATTAAGCTGTTCTTCGTCATCGGATTAGTGCTCGGGACGATGCATACCTTACTAACATTATTCCTCGCTTCCGTCATTGGTATGGTAGTCGGCATCATTGTTTTAAAAGTGCGCGGCCAAGGACGAAAAACACCTGTACCATTTGGACCGTCTATCGCATTAGCAGCCGTTCTTGTTTATTTTTACGGAAATTCGATTGTGGATTGGTATTGGCGTTTCTTTTAA
- a CDS encoding gamma-glutamyl-gamma-aminobutyrate hydrolase family protein has product MKPIIGVTMHTGDGKFEINNAYVKSIEQAGGIPFCLPLINEADVGRILDKIDGLLLIGGHDIDPYLFGQEPHPKLGVFFIQRDASDIRIVKAAFEKQMPIFGVCRGHQVLNVAFGGTLIQDINSQLENVHAHRQLSGRQELTHSVKVTGEKLREIFGESTIRTNSFHHQAVDELGEGLVEAAVALDGVNEAIEHKDHPYCISVQWHPEELAATGNELAQKLFSSFIEASKK; this is encoded by the coding sequence ATGAAGCCGATAATCGGTGTCACGATGCATACGGGAGACGGAAAATTTGAAATAAATAATGCCTATGTCAAATCGATTGAACAGGCAGGAGGCATTCCATTTTGTTTACCGCTCATTAACGAAGCAGATGTAGGGCGCATTTTAGATAAAATTGATGGACTACTGCTAATTGGCGGGCATGATATTGACCCTTATTTGTTCGGACAGGAACCGCACCCGAAGCTAGGAGTGTTTTTTATACAGCGTGATGCTAGCGATATTCGCATAGTAAAGGCTGCTTTTGAAAAGCAAATGCCGATTTTTGGGGTTTGTCGTGGTCATCAAGTACTAAACGTCGCTTTTGGAGGCACGCTCATTCAGGATATTAATTCGCAGCTAGAAAATGTGCATGCGCATCGACAATTATCTGGGCGCCAGGAACTAACGCATTCTGTTAAAGTAACAGGAGAGAAACTTAGAGAAATTTTTGGGGAATCGACAATCCGTACGAATTCATTTCACCACCAAGCTGTTGATGAATTAGGTGAAGGTTTGGTTGAAGCAGCGGTTGCTTTAGATGGTGTGAATGAGGCCATTGAGCATAAGGACCACCCATATTGCATTAGCGTACAGTGGCATCCTGAGGAGTTAGCAGCAACAGGGAATGAATTAGCTCAAAAGTTATTTAGTAGCTTTATAGAGGCATCAAAAAAATAA
- the lexA gene encoding transcriptional repressor LexA, with protein MTKVSKRQEAILAFIKEEVRSKGYPPSVREIGEAVGLASSSTVHGHLARLESKGLIRRDPTKPRAIEILDQDESSVPKQGVIHVPLIGKVTAGVPISAIEDIQEYFPLPDTYGSSEDELFMLEVMGESMIEAGILDGDYVIVKKSSTANNGEIVVAMTEDDEATVKRFYKEKTHFRLQPENSSMDPILVNQVTILGKVVGLYRRVH; from the coding sequence TTGACAAAAGTATCAAAACGACAAGAAGCGATTCTAGCTTTTATAAAAGAGGAAGTTCGTTCAAAAGGTTATCCGCCATCAGTTCGTGAAATCGGTGAAGCTGTAGGTCTTGCCTCAAGTTCAACTGTCCACGGGCATTTAGCTCGTTTAGAAAGTAAAGGTCTTATTCGTCGCGACCCTACAAAGCCCCGCGCAATTGAAATATTAGATCAGGATGAAAGTTCAGTACCAAAGCAAGGCGTTATCCATGTCCCATTAATCGGGAAAGTAACTGCCGGGGTACCGATTTCTGCAATCGAGGATATTCAGGAGTATTTTCCACTACCGGATACGTATGGTAGCTCAGAGGATGAATTATTCATGCTTGAGGTTATGGGAGAATCAATGATTGAGGCTGGAATTTTAGACGGTGACTATGTAATCGTGAAAAAAAGTTCTACAGCAAACAACGGTGAGATTGTTGTTGCAATGACTGAGGATGATGAAGCAACGGTAAAACGTTTCTACAAAGAAAAAACGCATTTCCGTCTGCAACCAGAAAACTCTTCAATGGACCCGATTTTAGTAAACCAAGTAACGATTTTAGGTAAAGTAGTCGGCTTATACCGCCGCGTTCATTAA
- the yneA gene encoding cell division suppressor protein YneA, which translates to MKWLQENSVVSMFLAFSIVFITYILVTDEHIAQYEQIEIEHGDTLWSLADQYRGKMTKQDWISYVTKENHLTSEHIVIGQSLSVPVEKESQYIVQQSSPDEHHSVKVASEK; encoded by the coding sequence ATGAAGTGGTTGCAAGAAAATAGCGTAGTATCAATGTTTTTAGCGTTTTCTATTGTTTTTATTACATACATCTTAGTGACAGACGAACATATAGCACAATACGAACAAATTGAAATCGAACACGGTGACACTTTATGGTCGTTAGCCGATCAATATCGTGGTAAAATGACAAAGCAAGATTGGATTAGTTATGTTACAAAAGAAAATCATCTGACGAGTGAACATATAGTCATTGGGCAGTCTTTATCTGTTCCAGTAGAAAAGGAATCACAATATATCGTTCAGCAATCCAGTCCTGACGAACACCATTCAGTAAAAGTAGCGAGTGAGAAATAA
- a CDS encoding YneB family resolvase-like protein: protein MKNNNEAVLYCRVSTEKQTQESSLVRQEEELSRYAKQLGYNVVNIFKDQQSGYDVDREGLLDMMDYMKANAIHALFVQDETRLGRGNARMAVLHLLQKNDVTVFSLNEAGPLALNEMDTMLLEILAVVEEYQRRLHNAKIRRGMRRAVENGYKPEENLKNRGNLEGRERIEVPIEEIVNLRQKGLTFLEIASTLSGLGYQVSKATIHRRYTEHIERLEE, encoded by the coding sequence ATGAAAAACAATAATGAGGCTGTATTATATTGCCGTGTCAGTACAGAAAAACAAACCCAAGAGTCATCGTTAGTACGCCAAGAAGAAGAACTGTCTCGTTACGCAAAACAGTTAGGCTATAACGTCGTGAACATCTTCAAGGATCAGCAAAGCGGCTATGATGTAGACCGCGAAGGCTTACTTGATATGATGGATTATATGAAGGCAAATGCCATCCATGCGTTATTTGTGCAGGACGAGACGCGTTTAGGGCGCGGGAATGCACGAATGGCCGTTCTTCATTTATTACAAAAAAATGATGTGACCGTTTTTTCATTAAATGAAGCGGGACCATTAGCATTAAATGAAATGGATACGATGTTACTAGAAATTTTAGCGGTTGTGGAGGAGTACCAAAGAAGACTTCACAACGCAAAAATTCGTCGTGGTATGAGACGCGCTGTAGAAAACGGCTACAAACCCGAGGAAAACTTAAAAAACCGTGGCAATTTAGAAGGCCGTGAACGAATTGAAGTGCCAATTGAAGAGATCGTCAATTTGCGTCAAAAGGGCCTCACATTTTTAGAAATCGCTAGCACCCTATCAGGACTCGGCTATCAAGTCAGTAAAGCGACCATTCACCGAAGATACACTGAGCATATTGAAAGACTTGAAGAGTAA
- a CDS encoding DUF896 domain-containing protein — translation MLSKEKLARINELSKLAKEGKLTEELAKERTALRKEYLDVFRTTMRDTIEHVKVVDEKGNDVTPEKVKQVKAQKNQLLN, via the coding sequence ATGTTATCAAAAGAAAAACTTGCTCGTATTAATGAACTTTCGAAATTAGCTAAAGAAGGTAAATTAACAGAAGAACTAGCAAAAGAGCGTACAGCGCTGCGCAAAGAATATTTAGATGTTTTCCGTACAACGATGCGTGACACAATCGAGCACGTTAAAGTAGTCGACGAAAAAGGCAATGATGTAACGCCGGAGAAAGTAAAGCAAGTAAAAGCGCAAAAAAATCAGTTATTAAACTAA